agaatagagaatgcagaaattattattattgttgttgttattattattattttaagacaaaCCCAGAAATTAAGACTGCACGCCTACAactatatgatctttgacaaacctgaaaaaaagcAAGCAATGTGGAGAGGATTCCCTATGGAATAAATAGTGCTGGAGgtgctggctagccatatgctgaAGATTGAACCTGgacccccttccttacaccatatacaaaaattaacatgaGATGAATTAAAAACCTGaaagtaaaatccaaaactataaaatccctagaagacaACTTAGGCTACACCATTCGGGACATGAACACCAGTaccaggcaaagatttcatgactaagatGCCGAAAGAAAttccaacaaaagcaaaaattgacaaatggtatctaactaaattaaagagcttctgcacagcaaaagaaactctcaacaCAGTCAACACACAACCTAccgaatgggagaacatttttgcaaacgatgcatctgacaaaggtctaatatccagcatctgtaaggaacttaaccacatttacaagaaataaaccaacaaccccattaaaaaatgggcaaaggacatgaacagacacttctcaaaggaagacctACATAGGGCCAACAAGCAAATAACAAAAAGTCAACATCACtgatattagagaaatgcaaatcaaaaccacaatgagataccgtctcacatcAGTCAGAGTGGCTACTATGATGAAGTCcaaaaataacacatgctggcAAGTTTGTGGAGAGAAAGGGATGCTTACACGCTGTCTTcgggggagtgtaaattagttcaaccattgtggaagacagtgtggcaatacCCGAAAGACCTGAAGTctgaaataccattcgacccagcaatgccattactgggcatatacgcaaagaaatagaaatcgtTCTATTATACAGACGTgtgcatgcgtatgttcattgcagcactgttcacgatagcaaggacatgaaatcaacccaaatgcccatcagtgataggctggataaggaaactgtggtacatatacaccgtggaatactatgcctCTATAAAATAGAAcgacatcatgtcctttgcagggacttggatggagctggaggccattatccttagcaaactactGTAAgaacagtgatatggtttggctctgtgtcccccacccaaatctcaccttgaattgtaattcccatactCTCcctgtgtcaagggtgggaccacaTGGAGGTGACTGAATCGTGGGGGTGCTGTccgccatgctgttctcatgatagtgagtgagttctcacaggatCTGCTGGTTTTAGAAGGGGCTTACCCCTTCGCTCTGcacttcttctccttcctgccaccacgtgaagaaggacgtgcttgcatttccttccaccataattgtaagttttgcGAGGCCTcgccagccctgtggaactgtgagtcaattaaatctccctcctttataaataacccagtctcggCTATtccttcatagcagcgtgagaacagactaatacaagcagCAAACCAaatagtgcatgttctcacttataagtgggagctaaatgatgagaacacatggacagatagagaggaacaacacacactggggcctatcggagggtggagagtgggaggagggagaggatcaggaaaaatacctaatggtTACTAGGCTTAacgcctgggtgatgaaataatcggCACAGCAAAgccccatgacacacgtttacctctCTAAAATACCTGtacattctgtacatgtacccccgaactcaaaataaaatggaaaacaccCTGATGCAATAAAGATTATGACTGtattaaaaattaaggaaacaggcagggcgcagtggctgatgcctgtaatcccagcacttagggaggctgaggtggatggatcactttaggccaggagttcagggccagtgtggccaacatgataaaaccccgtctccactgaaagtacaaaaattagccgggtgtggtggcgcatccctgtagtcttagctactggggagcccgaggcaggagaaccccttgaacccggcaggtggaggtggcagtgagctgagatcgcaccaatgcactccagcctgggcgacagattgttgtctcaaaaataaaaaaaaaaaaaagaattagagaaacaaaataaGGATTATATATTACAATTTTGCATCACGTAGATGATGGGAACATCCTATGAGAGCAGCTCATGCCATAGCCACCACTGGCTCAGGCAATAAAGGCTTTCCAGCCCTTGAGGCACCACAAGCCATGGCTGAAAGTGTGGGGAGGTGACCCGGAAATGAACCAGTGAGAGCCTCCCTGGGAGGTTTAACCTTGCAGATTGTGAAGAAAAACGATGTGGCTCTTTCcctggtttttgtttgcttttttttttttttttttttttttaagaaaaacatcatGCTGACTTACTGATATGAATACAGAGACTGTCGTGGACAGGTCTCTTGTGCCTTGTACCAAACTACGAGAAGGATTGGCTTGCTAAACGTTTAAGTAGATTTATAAAATCATCATTTGTAAAGGGGACTGTTCAGAAACGGTGTACTAGAGTTCCGTCACGGAGCTTACCACATACGATCTTATCTAACAACAAAAATGAGCCTTTTTGTCCTTCTTAATCATGAACCGATTTATTAGGAGCAGAATAAGTTGTTTGCTAAAGACATGACAGGAAATACACTTGAAAGCCTGACCTTTGAAATGACAGTTCATCGATGACCTTTATTTCTTCAGCATTTCTTAAGAATCTTTCTTGTTCAATTCCTGCAACTTAATGTTACTTAAATGCATTTAAGGAATGCCTTTGCGTATATTATCAGAGACTCTTGAAAGCTCTCTTTCTAACTTGAACATAATTTCCGTTTTTGGAATCACTTTCTCTCCCTCAGGGGCTTCCTAGGAGATTTAAGTTGACATTTTTTAACCCAATATCTCTTAAACTTATTAGCCATTTCCAGCTTTTGAGTTGTGATTTgtggtggttgttttgttttccttttttttaatcatttttttaaacctgGTCAATGTTGAGTGTTGtcatatgtttttaataaaagcGCCTTTCTGTTTCTATTGTCTGCTTGGAGGCTGGGGTATGGCCATTTCTCGTTCTCCTGATTCACGGAAGATGTTGATCAGAACTGAAGCCCGGAGCCAGACCACTAGGTCCTTTGATGCCCAGGCGCCCTCGGCGGCCATGTCAGGGAGTTCCTGCTCAAGCCAGGGTGGCTTAGCCCAGGATAACAGTAGCTTCTGAGATGGGTGAGAATTGTTCCACACGTGGCCACAGTCATTCTCCTGGCATAATGGACTAGGGCTCAGGAGGTCTGTCTCTCTTCAGGGATCATGAGCTGAAATTGCTAAACTTTGGGGGTTTTCAGTGACACCCTTCAAAGTGCTCACAGTGTGGCATGGATCAGCTGAGAAGGGCGGATGCGCTTTTGCCCCGTGAGGCATCTATCTGTGTAACTTTCTCCGAGCTAGGCCACAAGGGGCGCTTAGGCCCACAGACGCCCACTGTGATTGGTTGACGAGATGCCACGCAACGGGACCATCCAGTCACCTTCAACGCAGGTAGGTTTGCTGAGAGGCTCCCTGCGTGACACTTCATCCAATCAGACGTGAAGCTGGCCCGAGACGTGGAGCCATGCTGCGTACCCAAGTGCCCCGGCTTCCCGGGTCCACAACCGCCATTGTCTGGTCGTGCCATCTAATGGCCGCTGCCTCCGCCATGGCTGGACCTTCCTCTGAGACGACCTCTGAGGAACAGCTGATCACCCAGGAGCCCAAAGAGGCCAACTCCACGACGGCCCAGAAGCAGAGCAAGCAGAGGAAGCGAGGGCGCCGTGGGCCCCGCAGGTGCCACTCCAACTGCTGCGGGGACAGCTTCGCCACCTATTTCCGCCGGGTGCTGAAGCAGGTTCATCAGGGCCTCAGCCTTTCCCGGGAAGCCGTGAGTGTCATGGATTCTTTGGTTCATGACATATTGGACCGCATCGCCACCGAGGCTGGTCGCCTGGCCCGCTCCACCAAGCGCCAGACCATCACCGCCTGGGAGACCCGGATGGCTGCGCGCCTGCTGCTGCCGGGGCAGATGGGCAAGCTCGCCGAGTCCGAAGGCACAAAGGCTGTCCTCAGGTACACCAGGAGCAAGTGCGCTCCCTCGGGAGCACCCGAGCACCACGGGAACCCAAAGGGTCTTTTCAGAGCCACTGAATGTGGCCTGAAAGACCAGTGGCTCGCCAAGGGGGGGACACCAccggaggctggggtgggtggtgcCCTTCCGACTTGGGGGGCATGTGGCGTGTGGCATCCTGCGATGTTTCAAGCATTTTCCCCGCAGTACTAAACATTGTCAGCTCCAATATAGCTGTAGTGCAGTTTGCTCCAAGGAAAAGTAGTGGGTGTTTCCGTGATCGTGTTTCATTTCCTCAGTTTCCTAAATGGTCATTTTTGTTAGTTATGTTTCTAGGTTATCTATATGGTGATATTATTACTGCACTGATCtttacctttttctctctcattctcctgTGACTGGATGGTGGAATTTTCCAGAACTTCACTGTATGCCATACAGCAACAGAGAAAGTGAATACGCTGATACAAGAAGCAAGGTAACCCTCCTAAACGTTTTCAACACCTCTCCCATCACGAATCCATGTAAATAAGCAAATGAGACCCAGTTACAGAGTACATACAGCTAAATAAAATTTCCAAGAATCCATTCATTTTCCAGCTTCCTTGACTCTGAGATCACTATtgcagttcattctttttttgccATGACGATAATCTTTTCgtttctttttaaacagaaacCTTCGTTACTTCCAGGTTTGTGTCAGTAGGCTTAGGAAGTGCCCACGGAAATGGCTCATGCCCTAGTGTTCAGTGGTGTAGCCAATGAGTGACTTGCAGTCTATGAGCAACAGTCATTGTCCCAATGTAGGGGCAGTGAACCAGGCTGAGCCCACAACAGCCTTGCACTGATATACAGTCTGGTGTTTGGGGGGACAGGGTTGTGATTCTTTAcctgatgtttttgttttcagtgtttgTAATCATGGTCATTTAAGGATATGAATCCAGTGCTAGGGGTGGTATATGTTCCTTGCCCCTAGCATCAAGTTATGCAGAGGATGGTCAGCCTTTAGGAGAAGTCAGATAGTGCTTATTTCCTCAAGAGATTTGCATATTAATATTCATGTTAATGTTAATATAGGTTAGCTTTCATTGTGCTTTCTTCTGGGTCCCAAGTCCTTGTATTTTTAGCACTTTTTCCTATGAGTGTATTGTTGAATTTCAGAGCAGCTGCTGACTTTCCCATTGCTTTTCTTTCCAGAGGATCTCCAGCCGCCCGAGTATGTGGACCAGAGAACATACTCTGGGATTGCCACCCACAGGAATTTATTGTATTGTGCCTTGAAGCTCAATATGTGGCCATTTTTCTCAAATGTTTCCCGTGAATTTTGAAACATCTCATAAACAACCCTTCTCCTTCATATGTGGAAACCAGTAAAGGGTGGCACTCTCAGTCAAACCATGAAACGAAAGCTGGGTAAAtgacaaaaatcaaaattttcttGAGCCCATCAGAAGTGGGAAAGAACCACCCCAGATGGCCCAACACATAGCCAGATAGATTATTCCACCTTTGTCAGAGGACCGTTTGGTCAAGAGGGAAATGGGGGCATGGCAGGATAGTAGCCAGAGCTTCCCTGAGTAGTGTATTTGGGCAGCGTGGGCAGGTCACCTCCAGAGCTCCACTTGGGCTCCATAGAGAAAGGATGTAGAGCCAAGAAGTCCCCTCATTGGGATTTGCTactttctgtttttgcagaatattagAAAAATGTCATGAAAATAGTTGAAGAGAAATGCTCACTGCACGAGGAGACCAAGAAACGCCCCCCACGAAATCAGCCACAACTAAATCGCTCTGGACGGTGCCGCCA
This genomic stretch from Pongo pygmaeus isolate AG05252 chromosome X, NHGRI_mPonPyg2-v2.0_pri, whole genome shotgun sequence harbors:
- the LOC129024731 gene encoding histone H2B type W-T; translated protein: MLRTQVPRLPGSTTAIVWSCHLMAAASAMAGPSSETTSEEQLITQEPKEANSTTAQKQSKQRKRGRRGPRRCHSNCCGDSFATYFRRVLKQVHQGLSLSREAVSVMDSLVHDILDRIATEAGRLARSTKRQTITAWETRMAARLLLPGQMGKLAESEGTKAVLRTSLYAIQQQRK